AAACCCCGAAGACGGGGTTTGTGAAATTCGCTTACGGGCGGCAAAGCCGCCCTGCTCCGGGCTGCGCTGCGCGCAGGACTGCCGAGAAAGTCGCAAAGCCGACTTTGTCGGCAGCCTCAGGAAACATTTAAAAAAGTTTCCTCTCTGGACTCTCCTTCAAAAACTTTTGGTGAGCTTCGCAGGGTTTATCGGCGCTGTTTCAGCGATGCGGGAAAACCCCCGAGCGCAATCTGCCGAGAAGTCGCAGGTCCGGCAGCACCACCACGGCCAGCCCGGCCAGGATCAGCCCCATGCCCGTCAGCCGCTGCGGCCCGAACGTCTCGCCCAGCGCCAGCCAGGCGCACGCCGCCCCGAACACCGGGATGAGCAGCGAGAACGGGGCCACCGTGCCCGCCGGATAGCGCTTCAAGAGCGCCCCCCAGCCGCCGTAGCCGATGAACGTCGCGAACACCGTCAGATAGACCACAGACCCCACGCCGGTCCAGTTCAGATGCGTCAGCGCCCCGCCGATGCGCTCCGGCCCCTCGAAAACCCAGGAGAGCGCCAGCAGCGGGACCGGCGGGATGAGCGACAGCCACGCGATGAGCCCCAGCATGTCCGCCCGCCCCGCCCCGCGCATGAGGATGTTCCCCGTGGACCAGCAGAACGCCGCCGCCAGCAGCAGCCCGAACCCGGCGGGCGTCACGCCCCCCGTGCCGGCCGTGATCCCGATGAGCCCTAGCCCCGCAAGGGCCACCAGCGTGCCCAGCCCCTGCACCCGGCGCGGCCGCTCCCCCAGCGTGAGGGCCGCCAGGAGGATGGTGAAGAACACCTGCGACTGGAGCACCACCGAGGCCACCCCGGGCGGCATGCCCACCGCCATGCCCAGGAACAGCAGGCTGAACTGCCCCACGAACCACGCCAGCCCAAGGGCGATCATGCGGCCCCAGCCGATGTCGGGCCTGGGCAGGAAAAGCGCGGGCAAGGCCGCCAGCACGAAGCGCAACGCCGCCAGCAGCAGGGGCGGGAAGGAATCGAGCCCCAGGCGGATCACCACGAAGTTGGCCCCCCACAGGAGCGTGACCACCAGGGCCAGAAGGACGTGACGCGGCTGCATGGCGTCGGGGCCGGGGCGGCGCTACCTCA
The genomic region above belongs to Fundidesulfovibrio magnetotacticus and contains:
- a CDS encoding EamA family transporter, translating into MQPRHVLLALVVTLLWGANFVVIRLGLDSFPPLLLAALRFVLAALPALFLPRPDIGWGRMIALGLAWFVGQFSLLFLGMAVGMPPGVASVVLQSQVFFTILLAALTLGERPRRVQGLGTLVALAGLGLIGITAGTGGVTPAGFGLLLAAAFCWSTGNILMRGAGRADMLGLIAWLSLIPPVPLLALSWVFEGPERIGGALTHLNWTGVGSVVYLTVFATFIGYGGWGALLKRYPAGTVAPFSLLIPVFGAACAWLALGETFGPQRLTGMGLILAGLAVVVLPDLRLLGRLRSGVFPHR